In Pseudosulfitobacter pseudonitzschiae, the sequence TGGGCGTCGAGGGCGTAAAGGTCAAGAACGTGAACACAGGCGAAATCACCGACATCCCCGCCAAAGGCGTTTTTGTCGCGATCGGTCACGCTCCGTCGAACGAACTGGTCAAGGACGTGCTGGAAACCCACATGGGCGGCTATGTCGTGACCAAATCCGACAGCACCGAAACCTCTGTTCCGGGTGTTTTTGCTGCCGGTGACCTGACCGACCACAAATACCGTCAGGCCGTCACCTCGGCGGGTATGGGCTGCATGGCCGCCCTCGAGGCCGAACGCTGGCTGGCAGAAAACACCGATACCGACGTGGAAAAAGACACCTCCCTGCCGCTGGGCTATGGCACGGAAGTCAAAGAACGCGCCTGATCGCGGGCTGTGCCCCCGGTCTCACCGAACATCTGATCCAATGCGCCACGGTAGAACGCGGCACTTGCGTGGATGTCCATTGTGGCCGGGTGCGCTGCGTATGCCTCGCGGATAAATCCGCTTTCGGTGCGCTGGGCCGGATCGTGCTGGATCAGGCGCAGGCGGTCGTCTTGTTCGGGCATCATCGACAATGTCGCACGCAGCGCCGCCGCCTGATGATGGCGGTAGCTGCCGCTGTCGACAAAAGCATCGCCCAGACGCACCCGTGCGGCATGTTCCGGCAGATCGGGCGAGGCCACCCAGAACGCTCGCTTGAACATCGGATCCATTAATATCTGCAATGCCCAGGCCACTTTGGGCTGCAACGCGCCGCGATAAAAATCCTCAAGCGTAGCATCATCGCGGGCCACCAGCGGCAGTTGCGGCATTGCCTTATTGCCACCACGCAGGCCCGGCTGGCCCGTAGCCAGATCACCATGGGCGCGCAACACCTGATCACCGATGAAATTGCACCCCACCAGACACAAGGTCACCCGCCCACGGTGCATGGACAGGTCGATATCCTGCATCCGGTTGCGATATTCGGGGCGGAACACGATTTGTTCATAGGTGCTGCGTCGCCGCAAACGCGGCCAGCGCCCGCCGCCCTGAATGGCCGTGGTCCAGTTGATCGGCACAAACCAATGCCCCGCCGGGTCCAGATCGGGGGCTGCGGCCATCACCGCATCCTTAAAGCTGCCCAGATGGCTGTTTCCGGCAAAAAGGATGGGATCTTGCAGCGTCGCCCCCATGTTCAGACGCGGCGCAGCTGGCGCTGACCGAGGCGGAACGTCGGGCGCAAAACCTTCTAGCAGCGCCTTTTTACGGTTGTCGCCAGCCAATGCGTTGTCGGCATGGGTCAAGTGCTTGTCGCCAGCGTCCCCCGCCCCGTGATGGTGAAAGAACACGCCCATTACGGCCCGCACGCCCTCTTGGGTGACAGTGCGCAGGTTAGCATCATAGTAGCGCGAGCGGGCAGCGGGGTTGGTTATGATCTCATAGGATGGAAAGTAGTCGACAAAATCGTGCCGCGCGGCACATTCGCCCGCCACGGCGCGCAGCACCGATTTGGAATAGACCGTCGCGGGCAGCACGTGCCCGTCGGTCGCGGTTGCGCTCGGCGGCACCGGCGAAACCGTCAGCAAAACGCGAAACGCCCGCCCACCACGGATGTCGCGGATAAGGCCAAAGCTGTCTTCCAGCGCTGCCATCGTGTCGGCAAAGCCGAAATTGCGAAGGGCAAATGTTTGGGAATCAAACGCACCTCCCACGGCACCGGGCGGGGCGGGATAGACCGTGCCGAGTTGCCGGTGCTCCCAAGCCTCGGTCAGACCCAGCGTAAAGACAAACAGGTCAAGCCCCTCGATCATCTCGCGCACTGCTGCCAGATGCTGTGTCCGCGCCTCCAGCGTCTCGGCCGCCGTGTCAAATCCCTGTGCGGGAACGCGCGGGCGCAGGGCATCGATCACGCGGCCGCCACGCTTCCAGATGATCCCTTTGGACGGTTTGCCCCCTAGCACTTCGCGCAACAACTGCGCCAGTTGTGGTGCGGTGTAGATGTTGCCGTAGCGGGCCGAGAACTGGCCATACCCGCCCTGCTCGGCCTCTTGTGGTGTCAGGCCGTCGGGCGCTGGTTCAGCGTCGATCACATTAAACCCGTTTTGCACCAGAAACCCCGCCAAATTGCGGGCAAAGCAACTGCCCGCCGTGGCCACGCGCATATCACGCCGGATCGGCCATTTGGGCGTGTGAATATCGTAGAGTGCATCCGGATCACCGGCTTCGACGCCGGTTTTCCAGAAGCCACGCGGCGCAGTCTTGTCATAGGGATTGGTCATCCGGGCTCCACCTGTCGCGTTGGTCCGCTTTTCGCACAGGCCCTGTCACCTGTCGAGCAGGCAACTGTGCCATAGGCCCGTTGACGCCGCCCGTGCCAGCAGGCCATTCTGCCCAAAATCAAGGAGCAGTGGATGTCAGAACTCTGGCGCGGCAACTGGGCGACCCGCGCCCGCATTGTCAGTGGGCTGGCACTTATGTTCTATGCCTTGCTGCATTTCCTGAATATCGGGCTTGGCCTATTCTCGTCCGAGTGGCTGGAGAAGGGGCAGGATCTGCGCCAGATCGTGACCCGAAATGCGGTGGGCGAAGTTCTGCTCTATGCAGCCCTTGCAGTGCACGCGGGTTTTGCGATGGCGCGTCTGATCGAACGCCGCAGCTTGCGGATGCCCCGCGCCGAAGCCGTGCAATACGCCTTTGGTTTTGCCATTCCCCTGCTGCTGCTGAGGCATATCACATACACGCGCGTCGCCCACGAGGTCTATGCAGTGGATGACCAGATGGGATACCTGATGTTTCTGATCTGGGGCACCGTATCGGCGCTGTCCCAGACCGTGCTGTTGCTGATTGTATGGATTCATGGCTGCATCGGCTTGCATTTGTGGTTGCGCGGGCGGGCGTGGTGGCGGCGCAACACGCACCTGTTGACGGGGCTGGCCGTGTTCGTGCCTGCCTTTGCGCTGGCCGGTTTCGTGGCCGAAAGCCGTCGTTTGCACGACGCCGCCTTGGACGAAGACACGCGTCTGGATATGTTGGATGCCTATAATTTCCCCGGTCCGCGCGAATTCCAAGGCCTGATCCAGATCGACACCGCACTTTATTGGGGGTTTGTCGTGGTGCTCGGCCTTGCCCTGACATTCCACTTTGCATTACGCCTGAACGCACGCCGCACCAGCGTGCGCATCACCTATGCCGACGGGCCCACGATCACCGCACCACGCGGCCAAACGTTGCTGGAAATGTCGCGCGGGGCGAACGTGCCGCACACATCCCTGTGCGGAGGCAAGGGCCGCTGCACCAC encodes:
- a CDS encoding GSCFA domain-containing protein, giving the protein MTNPYDKTAPRGFWKTGVEAGDPDALYDIHTPKWPIRRDMRVATAGSCFARNLAGFLVQNGFNVIDAEPAPDGLTPQEAEQGGYGQFSARYGNIYTAPQLAQLLREVLGGKPSKGIIWKRGGRVIDALRPRVPAQGFDTAAETLEARTQHLAAVREMIEGLDLFVFTLGLTEAWEHRQLGTVYPAPPGAVGGAFDSQTFALRNFGFADTMAALEDSFGLIRDIRGGRAFRVLLTVSPVPPSATATDGHVLPATVYSKSVLRAVAGECAARHDFVDYFPSYEIITNPAARSRYYDANLRTVTQEGVRAVMGVFFHHHGAGDAGDKHLTHADNALAGDNRKKALLEGFAPDVPPRSAPAAPRLNMGATLQDPILFAGNSHLGSFKDAVMAAAPDLDPAGHWFVPINWTTAIQGGGRWPRLRRRSTYEQIVFRPEYRNRMQDIDLSMHRGRVTLCLVGCNFIGDQVLRAHGDLATGQPGLRGGNKAMPQLPLVARDDATLEDFYRGALQPKVAWALQILMDPMFKRAFWVASPDLPEHAARVRLGDAFVDSGSYRHHQAAALRATLSMMPEQDDRLRLIQHDPAQRTESGFIREAYAAHPATMDIHASAAFYRGALDQMFGETGGTARDQARSLTSVP
- a CDS encoding adenylate/guanylate cyclase domain-containing protein — translated: MSELWRGNWATRARIVSGLALMFYALLHFLNIGLGLFSSEWLEKGQDLRQIVTRNAVGEVLLYAALAVHAGFAMARLIERRSLRMPRAEAVQYAFGFAIPLLLLRHITYTRVAHEVYAVDDQMGYLMFLIWGTVSALSQTVLLLIVWIHGCIGLHLWLRGRAWWRRNTHLLTGLAVFVPAFALAGFVAESRRLHDAALDEDTRLDMLDAYNFPGPREFQGLIQIDTALYWGFVVVLGLALTFHFALRLNARRTSVRITYADGPTITAPRGQTLLEMSRGANVPHTSLCGGKGRCTTCRVMVEAGAEHLPPPSDAEARSLNAVGAPPGARLACQIRPEQPMTVRRVFASGAMTARGAASQGQERPLAILFLDMRGFTARTAGQLPYDVVFLLNRFFDAVVPAVTAAGGKIDKYLGDGFLALFETPDTASSAQAGLTAAAGIGRALDAFNAGLETEGAPPVGIGIGLHLGNVVLGEIGAAGHAPRTLIGDAVNAASRLEAQTKPMKVELLISTAVLDAAGLARPEGLVSLTLRGVSTEIDALPVPKAADAPQMPQL